A DNA window from Nitrospira sp. contains the following coding sequences:
- a CDS encoding Indoleamine 2,3-dioxygenase (MaGe:77309183), protein MRSTAYAPLALSDYDISPEQGFLPPDPLERLSDSPILDRLAHELPKLLSARMVRQFIDGQLQLLPSIPTSWRDQDYRAGMRILSFTGHAYVWEVPDRPAATLPSQLAQPWYDIAVKLGRPPVLSYASYALDNWRRLDPAKPIQLDNIVLLQNFLGGLDEEWFVVIHVQIERQAGPGLAGLVRAINGAAHDNVNEVLTGLQSLAAAQTAMKDTLLRMKERCDPYVYYNRVRPYIHAWKNSPALPDGLLYEGVATYAEKPQQFRGETGAQSCIVPCLDAGLGIAHAPDPLTAYLQEMREYMPPQHQAFLRAIQQMRDGDGRPLLSRYIRDRRSRHPALWDAYCICVDLLAQFREIHIGYADSYIHRQHQVHISNPSAVGTGGTPFMAYLQKHLDETKRALVD, encoded by the coding sequence ATGCGATCAACCGCTTACGCTCCTCTCGCCCTCTCCGATTACGACATTTCTCCTGAACAGGGTTTTCTTCCACCGGACCCGCTCGAACGATTATCTGATTCGCCGATTCTGGATCGTCTTGCGCACGAGCTGCCGAAACTATTGAGTGCTCGTATGGTCCGGCAATTCATCGACGGGCAGCTCCAGCTACTTCCCTCTATTCCTACTTCATGGCGGGATCAAGACTATCGAGCTGGGATGCGAATCCTTTCGTTTACCGGGCATGCCTATGTGTGGGAGGTGCCGGATCGGCCGGCGGCAACACTCCCCTCGCAACTCGCGCAACCTTGGTACGACATCGCCGTAAAATTGGGCCGGCCGCCCGTGCTCTCCTACGCGTCCTATGCGCTCGACAACTGGCGCAGGTTAGATCCGGCTAAGCCTATTCAGCTCGACAACATCGTGCTCCTCCAGAATTTCCTCGGCGGCCTGGATGAAGAATGGTTTGTGGTCATCCACGTTCAGATCGAGCGACAGGCAGGGCCTGGATTAGCCGGACTTGTTCGAGCCATAAACGGAGCGGCACATGACAACGTCAACGAAGTGCTGACCGGGCTTCAATCACTGGCTGCCGCTCAAACCGCCATGAAGGACACGCTGCTGCGCATGAAGGAACGGTGCGATCCCTATGTGTATTACAACCGCGTGCGCCCCTACATTCATGCCTGGAAGAACAGCCCTGCGTTGCCCGATGGCCTCTTGTATGAAGGCGTCGCCACCTATGCCGAGAAACCTCAACAGTTTCGTGGAGAAACCGGCGCACAGAGTTGCATCGTGCCCTGCCTTGATGCCGGGTTGGGCATCGCCCATGCTCCCGATCCTCTGACTGCCTATCTTCAGGAAATGCGAGAGTACATGCCGCCGCAACACCAAGCCTTTCTCCGTGCCATCCAGCAAATGCGTGACGGGGATGGCAGACCACTGCTCTCCAGATATATCCGCGATCGGAGATCGCGCCATCCGGCACTTTGGGATGCCTATTGCATCTGTGTCGATCTGCTAGCGCAATTCAGAGAAATCCATATCGGCTATGCGGATAGCTATATCCATCGCCAACACCAAGTCCACATCAGCAATCCCAGCGCAGTGGGAACCGGCGGGACGCCCTTCATGGCCTATCTCCAAAAGCATTTAGACGAAACGAAGCGCGCCCTCGTTGACTAG
- a CDS encoding conserved membrane protein of unknown function (Evidence 4 : Unknown function but conserved in other organisms; MaGe:77309184) yields the protein MHSASTYDPRLARDLILDELFDLSLYKALRDVTQPDIHATLDELIKIETAHLAFWQKFFDLKLSDLDLGRRIKLSVVMLACRIFGSTAVHLVLEAIEVHGVRKYLAIWQAYQGQPLGDALRGILMDEFKHEDVLVTALTQRKINPEKIRNIFLGLNDGLVEILGAVSGFFGAFGSTTMVLIAATTTAVAGALSMGAGAFLALNSEKEVKSTEVAKKVFLGEESEFAPMEEQPLSSALVVGSAYLMGAVVPVLPVLLGATDAMSSVLTAGLMVVLISTILSFLSGMDIKRRIMLNLVIITAAVSISYGIGIVAKNYWGIAL from the coding sequence GTGCATTCTGCGTCAACCTACGATCCTCGCCTGGCTCGCGACCTCATTCTCGACGAGTTATTCGATCTGTCTCTTTACAAAGCACTGCGGGACGTGACTCAGCCGGATATCCACGCAACACTCGATGAATTGATCAAAATTGAAACGGCCCACCTGGCCTTCTGGCAGAAATTCTTCGATCTGAAGCTTTCCGATCTCGATCTTGGCCGGCGCATCAAACTGTCCGTCGTCATGCTGGCCTGCAGGATCTTCGGCTCCACCGCAGTGCATCTCGTCCTTGAAGCGATTGAAGTCCACGGCGTGCGGAAGTACCTCGCCATCTGGCAAGCGTACCAGGGCCAGCCGCTCGGAGACGCGCTGCGCGGAATTCTCATGGATGAGTTCAAGCACGAAGATGTGCTCGTCACAGCCCTGACGCAACGAAAGATCAATCCGGAAAAGATCCGCAATATTTTTCTCGGCTTGAATGACGGCCTCGTGGAAATTCTCGGAGCCGTGAGCGGATTCTTCGGCGCCTTCGGCAGCACGACCATGGTGCTGATCGCCGCCACGACTACCGCAGTTGCGGGAGCCCTCTCGATGGGAGCGGGCGCGTTCCTGGCGCTCAATTCTGAGAAGGAAGTGAAATCGACCGAGGTGGCGAAGAAAGTCTTTTTGGGCGAGGAATCGGAGTTCGCTCCGATGGAGGAACAGCCACTGTCATCGGCGCTGGTCGTCGGCTCCGCCTACCTGATGGGCGCCGTCGTGCCAGTGCTTCCCGTGCTGCTCGGCGCGACCGACGCGATGTCCTCGGTCCTGACGGCCGGGCTTATGGTTGTGCTGATTTCTACGATTCTCTCGTTTCTATCCGGCATGGATATCAAACGGCGCATCATGCTCAACCTAGTGATCATCACCGCGGCGGTCAGCATCAGCTATGGGATCGGAATCGTGGCGAAGAACTACTGGGGGATTGCGCTGTGA
- a CDS encoding B12-binding domain-containing radical SAM protein (MaGe:77309185) yields MKLNQGVCLRVFLIHVRDPQFYALPAKTRAKNGNIRVMGFPPIGIMSLSSVLKQAGHECVMFDQANPDTPNDVIIDQINREQPDLVGLSFLSTTSYPYAKILARQIRAVNQKVKLAFGGVFASLNAPLVKMQCPEVDFICRGDGEQLVLDLLANFGSPEAVSGLTWMKDGKVVHNPNRPMERHLDQWPFPDRESLKLDFIESMPLDVPAVLSMERFTTMQTSRGCPWPCVFCDIPIFNEGKWRARTPAHVVAELKYLEEHGYGSVYFVDDHFLLQPKRIEAICQGVTDEKLTIQWGIEGRVDSVAQHLFPAMAKAHCRTVMFGIESGSQKILDRLKKEQTLAEVTTAVKNAKKAGIEIVHGFFTVGNPDETVEDMKATFDFAAKLPLDTFGFNRLCVYRGTPLWQEYVKRGLVQESTDWYKYFKCSEIDPTCLPGETINRVRQKGLQKLFMYKLFCYPVQTIRLLRRFLRFMPVRDVVFLITKPFMGQKKGATKSEVLTRAVEHADMKDAAAQMTQMTDDMLHDVLEASRAERERIQREAEGSRELPMVSAR; encoded by the coding sequence GTGAAGCTGAACCAAGGAGTCTGTCTGCGAGTTTTTCTGATCCATGTCCGCGATCCTCAGTTTTACGCGCTTCCGGCCAAAACCCGCGCGAAAAACGGCAATATTCGTGTCATGGGCTTTCCGCCTATCGGCATTATGTCGCTCTCGTCCGTCTTGAAGCAGGCGGGTCACGAGTGCGTCATGTTCGATCAGGCGAACCCTGATACGCCGAACGATGTGATCATCGATCAGATTAATCGTGAGCAGCCGGATCTTGTCGGGCTAAGCTTTCTGAGCACTACGAGTTACCCCTACGCAAAAATCCTCGCGCGCCAGATTCGCGCAGTTAATCAAAAGGTCAAGCTGGCCTTTGGCGGTGTGTTTGCCAGCCTCAATGCCCCGCTGGTCAAAATGCAGTGTCCCGAAGTCGATTTCATCTGTCGCGGCGATGGCGAACAGTTAGTGCTCGATCTGCTGGCGAATTTTGGCAGCCCGGAAGCCGTTTCCGGTTTGACCTGGATGAAGGACGGGAAAGTCGTTCACAATCCCAACCGTCCGATGGAACGCCATTTGGACCAGTGGCCTTTTCCTGACCGTGAGAGCCTCAAGCTCGATTTCATCGAGTCCATGCCGCTGGATGTGCCGGCCGTGCTCTCGATGGAGCGATTCACGACGATGCAGACCTCACGTGGTTGTCCCTGGCCTTGCGTGTTCTGCGACATTCCAATTTTTAACGAAGGGAAATGGCGCGCGCGCACTCCTGCGCATGTCGTGGCCGAGCTTAAATATCTCGAAGAGCATGGCTATGGATCGGTCTATTTCGTGGACGATCACTTCCTGCTGCAGCCGAAGCGGATCGAGGCCATTTGCCAAGGCGTGACGGACGAGAAGCTGACCATTCAGTGGGGTATTGAGGGCCGGGTCGATTCAGTCGCTCAGCATCTCTTTCCCGCGATGGCCAAGGCCCACTGCCGCACGGTCATGTTCGGAATCGAGAGCGGCAGTCAGAAGATCCTCGACCGGCTGAAGAAAGAGCAGACCCTGGCGGAGGTGACGACCGCGGTTAAGAATGCCAAGAAGGCCGGTATCGAAATCGTGCATGGGTTCTTCACCGTCGGCAATCCAGACGAAACCGTCGAGGATATGAAGGCCACCTTCGATTTTGCCGCCAAGCTGCCGTTGGATACATTCGGCTTCAACCGGCTTTGTGTGTATCGCGGGACGCCGCTCTGGCAGGAATATGTGAAGCGCGGGCTGGTACAAGAATCGACGGATTGGTACAAATATTTCAAGTGTTCTGAGATTGATCCCACCTGCTTGCCAGGCGAGACGATCAATCGAGTGCGGCAAAAGGGGCTACAGAAGCTGTTCATGTATAAACTGTTCTGTTACCCGGTCCAGACGATCCGGCTGCTCCGGCGATTCTTGCGGTTCATGCCGGTGCGCGACGTGGTGTTTCTGATTACGAAGCCGTTTATGGGACAGAAAAAAGGCGCGACGAAGTCCGAGGTGCTCACGCGCGCCGTGGAGCATGCCGATATGAAAGACGCGGCGGCGCAGATGACGCAAATGACGGACGACATGCTGCACGATGTTTTGGAAGCTTCCCGCGCAGAACGGGAACGCATTCAGCGAGAGGCGGAAGGGTCTCGGGAGCTTCCCATGGTTTCGGCCCGGTAA
- a CDS encoding succinyl-CoA synthetase, NAD(P)-binding, alpha subunit (Evidence 2a : Function from experimental evidences in other organisms; PubMedId 10625475, 2548486, 3002435, 6995430, 7017725, 7783627, 8144675, 9298646, 9917402; Product type e : enzyme; MaGe:77309186), with amino-acid sequence MSILVNKNTRVVVQGITGKEGSFHATQCKAYGTKVVAGVTPGKAGQEVEGIPVFNTVRDAVKKEGCDTSLIFVPPPFCADAILEAADAGVKLIICITEGIPVNDMVKVKRALYGRDVRLIGPNCPGVITVDEAKIGIMPGFIHKKGIVGVVSRSGTLTYEAVHQLSTLGLGETTCVGIGGDPVNGTGFVDVLALFEKDPETQGIVMIGEIGGDAEEKAAEFIKKNVKKPVVSFIAGITAPPGRRMGHAGAIVSGGKGTAAEKMKTLESAGVKVVKNPAEIGNAIKLALGR; translated from the coding sequence ATGTCAATTTTGGTCAATAAGAACACGCGGGTAGTGGTGCAGGGGATTACGGGCAAGGAAGGTTCGTTCCATGCAACGCAGTGCAAGGCCTATGGCACAAAGGTCGTGGCCGGTGTGACTCCCGGAAAGGCCGGACAGGAAGTGGAAGGCATTCCTGTTTTCAACACAGTGCGGGATGCGGTTAAAAAAGAAGGCTGCGACACCTCGCTGATTTTTGTGCCGCCGCCCTTCTGCGCCGATGCGATTTTGGAAGCCGCCGATGCCGGTGTGAAGCTGATTATCTGCATCACCGAAGGTATTCCGGTGAACGACATGGTGAAAGTAAAGCGGGCGCTCTACGGCCGCGATGTACGATTGATCGGCCCGAACTGCCCCGGTGTGATTACAGTGGACGAAGCGAAGATCGGCATTATGCCGGGCTTTATCCATAAGAAGGGCATCGTGGGTGTCGTCTCGCGCAGCGGGACCCTCACCTATGAAGCGGTGCATCAGTTGTCGACCTTGGGTCTTGGCGAAACCACCTGTGTCGGGATCGGCGGCGATCCGGTGAATGGAACCGGCTTTGTCGATGTGCTGGCGCTGTTTGAGAAAGATCCCGAGACTCAGGGGATTGTGATGATCGGTGAGATTGGCGGCGATGCCGAAGAGAAAGCCGCTGAGTTCATCAAGAAGAATGTGAAGAAGCCGGTTGTCAGCTTCATCGCCGGAATCACGGCGCCTCCAGGCCGCCGCATGGGCCACGCCGGCGCCATTGTGTCCGGCGGCAAGGGGACGGCCGCTGAAAAAATGAAGACGCTTGAGTCGGCTGGCGTGAAGGTTGTAAAAAATCCAGCGGAGATCGGCAATGCCATCAAGCTGGCGCTTGGTCGCTAG
- a CDS encoding conserved exported protein of unknown function (Evidence 4 : Unknown function but conserved in other organisms; MaGe:77309187), translating into MPWAILTLIFLAMSTSGCIMARDGASSVSGQRPTQSVQSAKKSIALHVAGIGHQGNEGLDNSREQAIKAYLDSDLFSSVITNGTPADLHADITVLEVGDDGFSWSAAVSAITFTMIPGYVAQDLSTQTSYRDRQSKEIGTVEKREQIGFWIQFFLMFAMPFADSPAAKLSAAQYDMHRATIEDAHQKGLF; encoded by the coding sequence ATGCCTTGGGCGATCTTGACATTGATTTTCTTAGCGATGAGTACTTCCGGATGCATCATGGCCCGGGATGGAGCGTCATCGGTGTCAGGGCAGCGTCCGACGCAGTCGGTTCAGTCGGCTAAGAAGTCCATTGCACTCCATGTCGCAGGGATCGGTCATCAGGGGAATGAAGGGCTCGACAATTCTCGCGAACAGGCGATCAAGGCCTACCTAGATTCGGATTTGTTCTCATCCGTGATCACCAACGGAACCCCCGCAGACCTTCATGCAGACATTACCGTGCTTGAGGTGGGAGACGATGGCTTCTCCTGGTCCGCGGCCGTGTCGGCAATCACGTTCACCATGATACCAGGGTATGTTGCTCAAGACCTTTCGACGCAAACGAGTTATAGGGATCGCCAGTCGAAAGAGATTGGGACTGTTGAAAAGCGAGAACAGATAGGGTTTTGGATTCAGTTTTTCTTGATGTTCGCCATGCCGTTTGCGGACAGTCCCGCAGCAAAGCTGAGCGCGGCACAGTACGACATGCATCGAGCCACCATTGAAGACGCGCACCAAAAGGGCCTTTTTTAG
- a CDS encoding succinyl-CoA synthetase, beta subunit (Evidence 2a : Function from experimental evidences in other organisms; PubMedId 10625475, 3002435, 6995430, 7017725, 8144675, 9298646, 9917402; Product type e : enzyme; MaGe:77309188), translating into MNVHEFQAKQLFAQFGVPVPRGKEVTSPEAATAWANELNTPVFVVKAQIHAGGRGKAGGVKITKDKAAVAGLAKELIGKTLVTHQTGPKGRQVHRLLLEEGANISKELYLSILVDRDSGWPVFIASTEGGMEIEEVAEKTPEKIIKELIDPAVGFQGYNGRNVAFALGLNTIEPAVMNPFIQMMGNLYRLFMEKHAAMVEINPLIITKEKTIVALDGKVSFDDNALFKHADVQQMRDLNEEEPLEIEAGANNLNYVKLDGNIGCMVNGAGLAMATMDVIKLAGSEPANFLDVGGGATKETVAAGFRILLKDPNVKGIFINIFGGIVRCERIANGVIEAAKEVKITVPLVVRLQGTNAEEGRTLLAGSGLKLEVANDLWEAAQKIVKLTGKAA; encoded by the coding sequence ATGAATGTGCATGAGTTTCAGGCGAAGCAGTTGTTTGCGCAGTTTGGAGTGCCGGTTCCGCGTGGAAAAGAAGTCACGTCTCCGGAAGCGGCGACGGCTTGGGCGAATGAGTTGAATACGCCCGTGTTCGTCGTGAAGGCGCAGATCCATGCGGGCGGCCGCGGCAAGGCGGGCGGCGTCAAGATCACCAAAGATAAGGCGGCCGTGGCAGGCTTGGCCAAGGAATTGATCGGCAAGACGCTGGTGACGCATCAGACCGGTCCGAAAGGCCGCCAGGTTCATCGGCTCCTTCTCGAAGAGGGCGCGAATATCAGCAAGGAATTGTATCTGAGCATCCTCGTGGACCGCGATTCCGGCTGGCCCGTATTCATCGCCAGCACTGAGGGCGGAATGGAAATCGAGGAAGTGGCGGAAAAGACACCCGAGAAAATCATCAAGGAATTGATCGATCCAGCGGTCGGATTCCAGGGCTATAACGGGCGTAATGTCGCGTTCGCCCTCGGTCTCAATACGATCGAGCCGGCTGTGATGAATCCCTTTATTCAGATGATGGGAAATCTCTATCGCCTGTTTATGGAGAAGCATGCGGCGATGGTCGAGATCAATCCGCTCATCATCACGAAAGAGAAAACCATCGTCGCCCTCGACGGTAAGGTGTCCTTCGACGATAATGCGCTGTTCAAGCATGCCGATGTGCAGCAGATGCGCGATCTCAACGAAGAAGAGCCGCTGGAAATCGAAGCCGGCGCCAACAATTTGAATTACGTAAAGCTGGACGGCAACATCGGCTGCATGGTGAACGGCGCGGGCCTCGCCATGGCAACGATGGATGTGATTAAGCTGGCTGGTAGTGAGCCTGCGAACTTTTTGGACGTCGGCGGCGGCGCCACCAAGGAAACGGTGGCGGCCGGTTTCAGGATTCTCCTCAAGGACCCGAACGTCAAGGGCATTTTCATCAACATCTTCGGCGGGATTGTGCGCTGTGAACGCATTGCCAACGGGGTGATTGAGGCGGCGAAGGAAGTCAAGATCACGGTGCCGTTGGTGGTTCGCCTGCAAGGGACCAACGCGGAAGAGGGCCGTACGTTATTGGCTGGATCAGGTCTGAAGTTAGAAGTCGCCAACGACTTGTGGGAAGCGGCGCAGAAAATTGTGAAGTTGACAGGCAAAGCGGCGTAA
- a CDS encoding L-aspartate oxidase (MaGe:77309189): MDIHALQQIVHSTRDARRKQTIPKFSPAVRDQLIHKYHPDYRPSAYRPIRFGPNSNEKTVVELATLLEGDSLIQNDVDLTPDYTTDVLVIGGGGAGCAAALHAQGAGAKVILATKLRLGDSNSVMAQGGMQISVAPEDSPVTHFLDTLKGGHMHNDHDLLKTMVDDGPAIAKWLIDLGVLFDRQADGNLHVKKGGGSSKPRLLTCSDYTGLEIMRVLKDEVLNQKVQLLEFCAAVELLSDGNGQCSGAIFKDLDNHRYVVVAAKSVILATGGIGRLHIQGFPTSNHYGATGDGLCLAYRMGAKLAHIDTFQYHPSGAVFPEQLVGQLVTEGIRSEGGHLVNAKGERFVNELDTRDVVSSSIIRECEEGRGIRTMSGRVGVWLDTPLLDAEHGPGTVEKHFPAMLMQFDRFGIDISKDPVLIYPTLHYQNGGVKIDTNSETNVKNLFVAGEASGGLHGRNRLMGNSLLDLMVFGKRSGLTAAGRAGSMKQGKLTVQHLQRFRADAKKHGNLSNVISPMVLPAYTRKES; the protein is encoded by the coding sequence ATGGATATTCACGCGCTCCAACAGATTGTGCATAGCACTCGGGATGCTCGCCGAAAGCAAACCATTCCGAAATTTTCTCCTGCCGTTCGCGACCAGCTGATCCATAAATATCATCCCGACTATCGGCCCAGCGCCTATCGCCCGATCCGGTTCGGCCCCAACAGCAATGAGAAAACCGTCGTTGAGCTGGCGACATTGCTCGAAGGGGACAGCCTGATTCAGAACGATGTGGATCTGACGCCGGATTATACGACCGATGTGTTGGTGATCGGTGGCGGCGGGGCTGGCTGTGCCGCGGCGCTGCATGCGCAAGGCGCGGGAGCAAAAGTCATTCTGGCCACCAAGCTCAGATTGGGCGACTCCAATAGCGTGATGGCGCAGGGCGGAATGCAGATCTCCGTGGCGCCGGAGGATTCTCCCGTTACGCATTTTCTCGATACGCTCAAGGGCGGTCACATGCACAACGACCATGATCTGTTGAAGACCATGGTGGACGATGGCCCGGCAATCGCCAAGTGGCTCATTGACCTGGGTGTGCTATTCGACCGGCAGGCGGACGGCAATCTGCATGTGAAGAAGGGCGGCGGCAGCTCCAAGCCGCGGTTGTTGACCTGTTCCGATTACACCGGCCTGGAAATCATGCGGGTATTGAAGGACGAAGTCCTGAACCAGAAGGTTCAGTTGCTTGAATTCTGCGCGGCGGTGGAATTGCTTAGCGATGGGAACGGCCAGTGCAGCGGAGCTATTTTTAAGGATCTAGACAATCACCGCTACGTCGTGGTCGCGGCAAAGTCGGTGATTCTCGCGACCGGCGGTATCGGCCGGTTGCACATTCAAGGGTTTCCGACCAGCAACCATTACGGCGCGACGGGAGACGGGCTCTGCCTCGCCTACCGAATGGGAGCGAAGCTGGCGCACATCGATACGTTCCAATATCACCCCTCAGGGGCGGTCTTCCCCGAGCAGTTGGTCGGGCAGTTGGTGACCGAAGGCATTCGTTCAGAGGGTGGGCATCTAGTCAATGCCAAGGGCGAGCGATTCGTGAACGAACTCGATACCCGCGACGTGGTGTCGTCCTCGATTATTCGCGAGTGCGAAGAAGGCCGCGGTATTCGCACGATGTCGGGCCGGGTCGGCGTCTGGCTGGATACCCCGTTGCTCGATGCGGAACATGGGCCAGGAACTGTTGAAAAGCATTTCCCAGCCATGCTGATGCAGTTCGACCGGTTCGGCATCGATATCAGTAAAGATCCGGTCCTGATCTATCCGACGCTGCATTATCAAAATGGCGGCGTGAAGATCGATACGAATTCAGAAACCAACGTGAAGAATTTATTTGTCGCCGGTGAAGCTTCCGGCGGTTTGCACGGGCGCAATCGATTGATGGGCAATTCGCTGCTTGATTTGATGGTTTTCGGCAAGCGCTCGGGTTTGACCGCCGCTGGGCGCGCCGGCTCGATGAAGCAAGGCAAGCTCACCGTGCAGCATCTGCAGCGGTTCCGGGCCGATGCCAAAAAGCATGGCAACCTGAGCAATGTCATTTCGCCCATGGTCCTTCCGGCCTACACCAGAAAAGAGAGCTAA
- a CDS encoding 4Fe-4S ferredoxin (MaGe:77309190): protein MAQEDTNVIDQPEVMKPRMVSIEISGKKYDVPEGITVIKALWYTGQEVVRGVGCLGGFCGACATYYRTKDDPKVRTCLACQMAVQDGMSFTIMPPFPARKAIYDIQMLKDPKQDLFNLYPEAPLCRNCNACTEACPQKIDVREGVWKAVFGDFKNVSEMFMDCVMCGMCTPVCIADIAPNLVALYVSRAQGAHFAENPKGLDTRIQEIQDGRFNDEWKKILAMSEQELADHCATVK from the coding sequence ATGGCACAAGAAGACACCAACGTTATCGATCAGCCTGAGGTGATGAAGCCTCGGATGGTCTCCATCGAAATTTCCGGCAAGAAGTACGATGTGCCGGAGGGGATCACGGTCATCAAGGCTCTGTGGTACACGGGGCAGGAAGTCGTGCGAGGGGTCGGTTGCCTCGGCGGATTCTGCGGGGCCTGCGCGACGTACTACCGCACCAAAGACGATCCGAAGGTGCGGACGTGCCTCGCCTGTCAAATGGCTGTGCAGGATGGGATGTCGTTTACCATCATGCCGCCGTTTCCTGCGCGGAAGGCCATCTACGATATCCAGATGCTCAAGGATCCCAAGCAAGACCTGTTCAATCTTTATCCGGAAGCGCCGTTGTGCCGCAACTGTAACGCCTGCACCGAAGCCTGCCCTCAAAAAATCGATGTGCGCGAAGGTGTCTGGAAAGCAGTCTTCGGCGATTTTAAAAACGTATCTGAGATGTTCATGGACTGCGTCATGTGTGGCATGTGCACGCCGGTCTGCATCGCCGACATTGCGCCGAACTTGGTGGCGCTGTACGTGAGCCGCGCGCAGGGCGCGCATTTCGCGGAAAATCCCAAAGGATTGGACACTCGCATTCAGGAAATTCAAGACGGCCGGTTCAATGACGAGTGGAAGAAAATCCTCGCCATGAGCGAGCAAGAACTTGCCGACCACTGTGCGACCGTAAAATAG